A segment of the Synechococcus sp. MEDNS5 genome:
TACGAAGAAGGTTGCGGTGGATGCTGTGGGCGCCAAACCAGGCGACTGGGTGATCTGCGTCAGCAGTTCGGCTGCCCGCGAAGCTGCAGGGAGCAAGTCTTACCCCAGCGATCTCACGATTGTGGGAATCATTGACCACTGGGAACCTGACCCTCCCAAGCCTCCGGCACCACCGTCTGCGCCGGCACCACCGTCTGCGGCTGCACCACCGCCTGCGAATCCTTCGGGAGGCGCGAGCTCCTGATGGAGATCATGCAGGTGATGGGAACTCTGGTGTGCACCTTCCGCGTGGCGGGATTGGACCATATGCACTTGCGCGTCTTGCGCAATTCCAGGGGCAAACAACTGGTGGCAGTGGATCCTGTGGGTGCTCGTGAGGGCAACTGGGTGTTCACCGCCAGTGGCTCCGCTGCCCGACATGCCTGCCCGGACAATAAGGTCCTCACCGATCTCACGATCGGCGGCATCATCGATCACTGGAATCCGGACGGATAGGGAGTTTTCCCCTCTCTCCTCCGTTTCCGTTCCGCTTCCACACCGTTAACTCCATGGCCACCCCTTCTCCTTCCCCTCGTCGCCGCACTACTCGCAGCAGTGCTGCTGCGAACAAGACTGTTGATGTGAAGCCTGTGGCGACTCCTGCTTCCACCTCTTCAGCTCCCGTCGCCAGCTCCTCCCCAGCGGCATCCACTGGTTCGACAGCCGCTGGCTCAACCCCCAGTCGATCCACAACGGGGACGACGCGTCGCTCCACGACCCGTAG
Coding sequences within it:
- a CDS encoding carboxysome peptide B, whose amino-acid sequence is MEIMQVMGTLVCTFRVAGLDHMHLRVLRNSRGKQLVAVDPVGAREGNWVFTASGSAARHACPDNKVLTDLTIGGIIDHWNPDG
- a CDS encoding carboxysome peptide A, whose product is MLIVKVIKPLVSTNRIPDFEHKHLQVVQDGSTKKVAVDAVGAKPGDWVICVSSSAAREAAGSKSYPSDLTIVGIIDHWEPDPPKPPAPPSAPAPPSAAAPPPANPSGGASS